A stretch of DNA from Tachysurus vachellii isolate PV-2020 chromosome 4, HZAU_Pvac_v1, whole genome shotgun sequence:
AAGAGTGAACGTGCCTGCGGTAGCCGAAATGCTACACTATCTGTGCTACACTACGTTtagttatagtttttttttttaacttagcGAGCTTTGCCTTCTATAGAGGTTTTATTCCGGCACTAAAGCTGTGCTGTGAAAGAGCTCGGTCATTTACAGGTGACCGCTATTCATCAGAATACGTATTAGCAACGTCTGTGAATTTTAGTCGGGCTGAGAAAAGATTTATACGTAACTTCACTAAAAGATCAATAAGCAacagttttatacatttaagCATCAAGTAGAATTTCATCTTCAACAACTCGTGTCTGGATTAGATGCCTAAATCGTCACTAAGCTGGCTGCTCATCAGTAATGACGAGGTTCGGTCGAATCTCGTGCCTTACGTGCTGAATTCTCAGTAGGGCAGTGATATAAGTGGTAGGGCTGCATTTAAATACCCCTGCTGCCCTAACTCTATACAGTAAGTGAAAAGCAGGAGTGGTGCGGCCGAATTCTCAGCGTCCATAACACAGCAGGTGAGAAATACCCAGGTGACATCCTGCACTGTCCCACAAGGCAGTGGGACTCACACAGTGCTTTAGATACTAAACCTTTTCCTTTGGGTTAAACTGTACTGCATAGTAGCACCTGAGGAAATTGGTAGCTGGTTGAAGGTTTAAACATGGCCAATAAAAAGTCAACTAAAATAAAGAGTGAACGTAGTGTGTCCAGATTTCTGTATTCAGGCTACACACATACTGATCAGTACATAACAGTAGGAACTGTCACAGCCCCAGCCTACATAGCTCCATCTCACAAAGCAGTGTTAGCATTTCCTCATTGACTCGAAGAAGGTTGAGAAATGAGTTTTGCTCAAATAGCTCTGCCCTTTACTCAGGGGTCAAGAGGTCATACTGTTAAGAAGGGGAATCTTTAATATGCAAAAAATGTGAGCGAAGGAACAGTTATCATCATACTGCTGTTCTGCAGTATTACTCCATTTCTGATCTTTCTTCCGTTCAGCTGAAGTATCGAGGAGGTCCGATCGTCGTGTCGGAAAAAAAGGGATGCCGCCTGTGCCACAACACTTTCAGCGAGCCAGACTGCGTGTGCCTACCAGGTGGCACGCCCGTCCACACACACTGTGCCACCCAGAAGCTTAAGAGCTCGCCGTCGCAGCGAAAAGCAGACCACGCCCACACCAGCAATCACACATGAGCGTTGCAGGAAGTGGAACGCACTGCAGGGGGATTCTGCTGGTCCTGGGCCTGGAGagctgagacaggcacaggaagagaaagagggggagcaAAGAACGAGTGCAGAGACGTCGCACATCTAGAACGAGAACATTCAGAGCAGTTCAGAGTCTGGATACAGAGATGAGTTGAAGCATGTTTGgcctgagagaaagacagaatttTTATTTGCGAGAAACTGAGATACATATGAAATGAAGCTATTTATTCATGTTCCTCGCCTTACAGTTTTTTCATTAAGAACACAGATTGTGTTTAACTgggagagtttttttttttcttcaatatatataaaagagttAGTGAGTCACAGTCAGCAAGTCTGTTATGCTATATTGTTATAACACTAACAGAAGGTTTTGCTGGTAATTATACTCATACTTTCTGATCTAATACGGATCATCGGATCATTACAAGGTGATCAAACTCTCTGAGGTGGATGGTTTTCTATAAGCAAAATCCACGCGGTTATACTTGACAGATAAGAACggattttactttatatttttacaccAAAGTTGCTCTTTCCGTCTGTTCCGACAGGGAAACGGTCCTTTACAAAACATGTATCCTTCTGTccgaatttaaataaaaacaacaaaagtatATAGATTTTTAATTTCATAGTTAGATTTTCGAATGAAAGCGAATCATGAACATGCTTAAGCTagattattaatatttagataTTAGGGGTAAAGcaccacaaccctgaccaggcagttagaTTGTAAAAGCATCACGTTTGAATTTTAATCCGtttgttctttctttgcttttccaCCTCTAAGAAAGTGAAAGTTTCCCATCAGTGTTCCACAAATCAAGAGCCCACGAACCACATTTGTCATTTCTTAAACTTACGTTAATGGAATTTTCGAACGTGgatattcaaaaataaatgatttaattgcCGGTCTCTAGCTagtttacactgaacacacctcCTCTGAGAAATGTGAAGCCACTGCATCTTTTTAATACTCATGCTACATAACAGgacagtttaacacacacacaccagagaacTGTCCTCCCACGATTGTGTGTTCTGTCCAAACGAATTGCAGATATGCATAAGCACATTTCTCATCGAGTCCTTCGTTTGAGCCGTGAGTCTTCTAATGCTAAACTGtgactaatcttttttttttttttttttttaaaggtattgAATATCATAACGAATGCAACAGAGGTCTTGCGAGATTATGCCTTGCGCTCTACTAACTGCAGTATGTTTCCGAATATATTTTGTGACCTGCGTATGTAGATTGGGAATGCATGGGTGCTtctgaagaagagagagaaaacgtgtAAGAGACTGGGAGTGAGAGCGACGAGGACGACGCCCCTGGCCAAGACTCGTTCTAAAACCTCAAGCACAGTATAACCACTGCCTACAATGTTAATACACAGATCAATACATGGGCAGGAACCAAAGACATGCACCTGCTCATGGAGAGACACTGACACCTGCTTATGGACTGCTTCAGGCTCAGCTTTTATTGGATGTAAACATTTGCAGATTTCACCGTacaaaaaatggagaaaaaaaaaaaataaatagtgttaTGCATAGACAACCGGACAAAAAACTTTCACACTTTTAACGTCAAATCTGTTCGATTGTTTTGACAATGTCTAATATCCGGGGCCGGGTTTTTTCAGAAACACTCTAGCGATACGATTATCTTATCTCTTAGAACGAAGACAGCTTGTTTTTGGGAAACCCGACCCCGAACGTCGTCATGCAACACGTAACCTGGTCTAACATGTACATGTAACTCTCgaaatctctctcactcctgcAGACGGGATCAGTCTGCATCTTTCTATCCACTCGACTATTTTCTAAATGCATATCTACTcgtgtaaatactgtatttataattgTCTGTCGCTTTGTAAATCGATGGCCGTGTAGTTGGAATGTACAAATGTAAAGATGtccattttaataaacatgacTGCTAAAAATGTTAATGGTGAGATCTTGTGTATCTTTGGGTACAAAACTTGGAACTAGTATTTACATTTGTGCagctttaaagaataaaaaaaaaacattgctgtgAACAATTATGGCACTAATTTGTcagttatgttttttctttatttccgtGAAAAATTAGCACGAGGTGTTGGACTCTCCATCGGAAGGTTGCAAAAGCAACGAAAGATGTTTCAACTAATAAAAGGTCAACTCGGAATTCCATTACAAATGAAATCTCGCACACGACTGAAGATCGCGGGTTAATTAGAAAGATTAATATGAAAGTGATTCCGAGTGGATTTTtcagtggagagagagaatcatTTAAAGGCTCAGTTTTATCAGCAGGCCAAAAATACCTCGCATTACATCTGTAGCcacttgtatgtgtgtttacgGCTGGAGGATAAAAGGGAACGAGATCAACGGATCCATATCGCTATCTATAACGTTCTGAGCATCATCGGTATCGTCAGGTGTTCTGTAAGAACTCTCCAAACTCTAATCTAAATCTCTCTACTTACAGCTGAAGGTAAAGTTCGTATCCAATACTTCGAaggagaataaaagaaagaaaagacaccTCCTCATTGGAGGTGGTGTTAAAGAAAACAGCAATCCAAAACACAAGGCATTAATAATCCCAAAGTTGTGCCGTGCCTCAGTCTCCCGATCATCGGGCCTGATGTAGGCAGTGTGTACCGAGGCTGAGATATAAAACATCAAGGTCGAGAAGAATGTGCAAGAATCTGGGCTCTGCAGAGCCACTTATTACACTGAGGTTTAGTATTAATGGTGTTTGTTAAAGGCAAAGGGTCTACAAGTAATACCCAATGTGTTTACTTGTATAATAGAGAACACAGCTCACCCTTATTAAAAGGGACATATGTAAACCTCTGAACTGGTAACATGAACTGAAAATATCGATACTATGCATAAAATAGTATTTTACATCTCGCTGTATGGTTTTCCGTCAGCGCCTCCGTCGTTTTGTTGGTGCTCGGTGCAAACTGAACGATTTCTCAAACTACTAAATCAAAATGTTGGAGTTACAGCTTCAAGTATAGCGgtatgatatatatttttgttaaatcaaGTTACCCATCTGTAAGTCTGGTACAAATATAATTCCaaactgaaaataaagagaAGTCCAGATTTTCCAAAGCatgtcaaatattaaatattcaaaaagGTCCATGATGAAAAGCTTGACCTTTGCACTGTGATACTTTGGATAGCACGGACACCGTCTATGGTGAATCTCTAGCAGCAGCAGCTTCTTTTTTAGAAACAGTTAAAAAGCTCATATTAGAAGCATCTTGTTTCATGTAGTGTGTCACTgctccagggtccctggttcaatcctgagTTGGAGTCACATGTCTGCGCACTATTCTTCCTGTGTCCTGGCTCTGGGAAATTGCTCCTAGGTGTGGaggagtgtaaatgtgtgtgcttaAGGTGCACTCCAATGTACTATCCAGACTGTATTCCCACCTTATTCGTCCAGTGTCCCTAAGACAGGCTCCAGATGTAATGTTACTCTGTCAAGGATCAAgaggttactgaagatgaatgtatGATTGTATCATCACAGAAAGAGTGTCACATGGCCGACTGGCTCTCAGCGCAGACATAGATGCTGCAGGGACGAACCCTGGGCCCACCACGTGCCCTCAGCCTGGGCATCCTAAAGCTCCTGGGCACAAATTCGTCACAGGCCTCACGGAACTTGCGGATCCTCCAGCAATACACCACAGGGTTAAACACAGCCTTCATGTAACTGAGCCACAATGCCCCAACACTTGCTGCGTAAAACTCCCTACTTGTGTAGAATTTCTGATTGAAAGCAGCCAGGAGGCCGAGTGCTGTGTGGGGAAGCCAGCACACGGTAAAGCCAACAAAAAGTATAAGGATCGTGGTGAAAGCTCGTGTCTTGAAGCTGACGTCCACGTTGAGCGGTGGGGGACGCCGCAGGACTGGTAAACTCACTTTTCCCCCGTGTTCAGGACTGGGAAAGGTGTGGTTGTGGACACGCAGGGCGTTGCGGCGCACCGTGTTTAGGATTCGCAAATAGGAGACCAGCATGACGCTCACAGGCACGAAAAAGACAGCGTTGACCAGCAGCAGTGTGTAGCCACGGTTAGGGGACTCCATGTAGCCCAAGATGCAGCGTGAAGCTTGAAGAGTTGGCACGCTGCCAGCAGCAGGCAACGCCAAGCAGAAGGAGAGCAACCAGGAAGCAGAGATGAGCAGACGAGCGCGACTCGGGGTCAGCTTGTCTTGCCGCTGCACGATGATGAGAAATCGGTCCACGCTGATGATCAGAAGGATGGAAACGCCTTCCAGAACAAAGAGCCAATAGAGCACAAGCGTGATGCGGCAAAAGTCCAGTCCGAAACACCAATCATCAGACACTACGGTAACAGCAGTCACGGGCATGCAGAAGAGTGACAGCATGATGTCGCTGAAAGCTAGCGTGGCTAGTAGCAGATTGATGGCAGAACGCATCGCTGGCTTTTGATAAACTATGAGGCAGACGATGGCATTTCCGAGGAAACCGATGGCGATGATGACCACCATTATAACAGACAGCACAACCTTCAGGCTGATAGGTAAAGTGGAGTTTACAGTTTCCTGAAGCCCAGTGACATTCGTCACAtatctgagtgtgtgatgttctgGTAGACCACATCCTGAACTGACGTTGCAGACCATTGTGATGCTGAAGATGGCAAAACAGAAGCAACTTTAATCCAGTCAGCTTCCTTCTCCTTGTCTATGATTTCCATTCTGTGACATCTAGAGGATTGAGGATAAGAGAGCAGTGCTAGGttacaaaaaaatctatgtttaaacaaaacacatcaaaGCCTGGCAAGAGAAATGGCATTTGTACcgttaaattcaatttaattctaaTAATTCAATTTTGCAGTGGCTTTATAGCTTTAAAGTTGAACTAATTTCTCTGACTAGAGGATTTGGGTTATTCAGACATTTTCTTCCACCTTAAGAGCTACTTTTAGTTCCAACCTAAATCTAATGCTGCTGAAAAAATCCAGCTTGGTATTAGTAAAAATGACCAGTAGATAAAGTGTAATGTGTGCTGGTCAAACTGGAAATTTGTCTTCTCAGGTCctacatatatattttacactgtGTAATTTCATCTGTCCTTATAGATTACTACTTGCCACACAGTATGAGATGCTCTCAATAAAATTTACAACAGACTACGCCGCGTTCATCTTTGTCAGATCATTTGACGAACAGCTTACACCTGCGGTTTGTGGCTCGtaaaaggacaaaataaaacattcagtcTTCAAAGTGATCTTAAGATAATAAGTCTATCTCTCCTGTTCATTAACATGTGGGGTAGCTTTACAGCTCACTGTAACAGgtaatgttatattattttatgtgagAAAAGCAAGCATTTTAAACCACTGCTTTAAACCACAGAAACATCTCAGGTCAAGTTACGCATCATTCAATGCCAACGAATGACGTAACAGCCGTCACGCTGAGACGACCGATTACAATTCTCAATCTAAGAATTACAGTGTAAATCCGTCTTCAGCTTCTAATAGACTTACTTTTGGGCTATTTCCTTTAAAAATAGCATGTCTGCATACACAGACTGCGTTTCTTTTCTACAAGAGCTGACCCGACCTAGATGTTTCCATAGGCAGAAGACCTCTGAAGCGAGTATAGTCTCAGACCTACAATGAACATATTTCTACGATATTCATGGGATCGTACCATAAAACACAGCTTGCTTCATAATAACAATGCAGTACCATCTGTCTATGATGCTGATCCACAATCTCATCATGGAGGATTGGAGGATGATCTGAGAATGTAGAGTCCTCTTCAGAAGAAATGTCAGAGCgctgaaaacacaacacacacaactggtgaagagcagaaacaaacacacacacacacacaggttttgtGCCATGAAGGAATGAAGATGTTGAATTCCTGTCCCTTGCTGCCAAGGAAACTGGAGAGCAGCTCCATGGCAACAAGAGCTCTCAGGGTGAGAAAAACTACATCCAAAAATAGTGCTAACTGCATAGCTGGAGGCTTTGGACACGCATCACACCTCAGCCTGaaaaatatctacatttttaGTGcaatacacactctcattagaTGATTTTGTTGAAACAGGATATCAACAATCTGAATGAAACACTTTAGGCTATATTATAAACCCAGAGCGTAAAATCCCGTTGTGGTCTGTCACGAAGTCTCGCGAGATTAAACCAAGCATTTTAACCTGGTCCAAACCGcactagtgcactaaacagTATGTAAAATGACTCTACACCTACGTTTTCGGTGTAGTATTTGTACACATTATGTAGCAAGGTGGTGTGTTGTAGGCCTGAACATTGTGtacttttaatattaaacactcACCTGTGCCTGTTCGCGCTTTACGTGATTTGGAGTCTTGTGCTTGTTTGGTTCCCTGGTAGTTCAGTTAGTTTGCCGTTTCCGAGACCCTACAGAACGTTCCATCAATTaaactaggaaaaaaaaaataaaacaggcgATAAAGACATTTCTGGCTCAGATTATTCATCAACAGGCAGCGCGCGTTCTGGCTGAATCGTGAGCGCGCGCCGCAGACAACACACAGGGACATGCACCCGGTTCCTGACCGATAAAAccttattttacttaaaatacTCACTGAACttctgtggggtttttttctcCAGTTCCTCTCACTGAGCACCTCTGTTTATCTTACAACTAATACGCCTGATTCAGCTGCAAGAAGACTCTCTGTTCCCATAAGAGTGGTGTGCCGATTCGTATATGCgagtcattttttcccccagtaaaggctattttatttctatttgcgCTGTAATGTATACTCCAGTTGGATGCTTTCTGTATTTGACAATGTAAAGCAAggtattattttgtttgattaaaaaagtCGAATATGATTTCATTAAACAGTGTCGTTTAGGAGAGTCGGCTCGTACGGGTGAGTTGAGTCAAATGATGTGACTCACAAGTCCCATTACTTATGGTCTGGTAAAGCATTcaatatgtactgtaaatactCCAGAAAGAACAAACCGTTTTAGTTTTTACAAACATAAAGCACTCCGTTGTTGGCACAAGTGGGGTCTGGGATGTCCTCAGtccattttataaaacattgtcATGTAAAATGTACCACTTTTTATACAACACAGCTGTTGTATTCTCGGTTCTGACTGATACTGAGGTAACTAATTTGATATAAGACATTAACGCACTTCTAATGCGCCACCATTTCTATTAGGCGTGTAACAAAAAGGCattatctgtctctgtgtagtgaACTAAATGTTTATGTTTCCTACCCGTATTAAAACAGGAAGTTGGCACTGTCTGCACCGGAAGgtgttttttcattaaaaaaaaaaaaaaaaaaagctggaaacGTGGGTGCTGAAAAATTGAATATATAAGCAAGGCAACTTTAAAACAATGATGCCTTTTTCCCCAAACCAGGAAACTGTTGATTAGGTTAACCCTAGCCAACCATCACGTTAATATTTGATCAGATTTACCCCAGTTTATAGGGTTGTTGCATTCTAGTAAGGTCAGAAAACTTCATAGAACAAGCTATGAAAATCTGCCATAAAACTGGGACATGCTCTGAAATGCTGCCAGTGAAAAATAGGGtattttaaacagtattttataatatactCCTATGATATACCACAaagattttgtttatataatcaTGTAAGAACCGACCGCCAgagatatttttgtttgtagagAAATATGGTTTTATATTGGGGTTCAGTAAGTGTGTCTAATTCCCAGGAGATCAGAGATCTTTGAAACTCCCCATTCTATCATACAATATCATTATACCATCAGAGAtttatgaaatactcaaaccatccATTCTGATGGCAGCATTCATGTTCCCACTGAAAAGACAGAGGAAAATAAGAACAATGTCTGCTTTTTTGGCaaccagagattgtaccagctccagttgtgtttcgtgtcatgaagattttggacctttgTTGAAATAAGGCCAACCCTGGATCCTGAAACATCTACAGATGTACCAGCTTGAGTTTGACTCTTCTTCATGAAGTATTCTGACATTCTacatgccaactccatgtggtcttggAGGACACCAACCTCATCAATACCCCGAATGTCAGACTGTTGCAATAATAGACCTCTTACTATGCATAAATCTTATACACACAGATCATACCTATAAGGGATTTAAATGAAATCAGTTTTTAACTTAAACATGTTTTaagtataaattaaatgttCTTTCTGTGCTGCAGGAGATCCTTTGCTGGTTGCCCTTTAtgtgttaaaacaaaacaaaacaaaaatgaaaaattcaacACAGCATagatgaaaacatttattttattgcaatatacatgattcatttatacaAACAATGCAGACTGTAAGATATACAGCCAATATATGTGAACTAGATGTTGATGTTGGATCCACAGTGCCTAATACCAGTTAACGCTTTTTCCAGGTGAATTTCTTACGTGCTCCAGCCTGGCCAGGCTTCTTCCTCTCTTTGACTCTGGGGTCAGATGTCAGCAAACCAGCTGAAAGCAacagataaaaatgttaatgtataGGAAGATTTCTAGTTTAAATACAAATTGGGATCTTTTAATCCCCTGCTAGAGGAACGTTTCACACAGCAGGATTAGCATCCTGGACGGGACAgtcagaaataaatgtatttaaggaAATGACTGAAAAATTAGCAGAAGTAGGACAAACCTTGgccaaaaaataatttttaatttaattctaattCTGAAAGATCAGCCAAGTGTCAAGCCTATTTTTTGACACTGATGCAAAAGCGTGAGATTCTTAGGCTTGTATTATACATTACTTatagctgtgtatgtgtgagcaaGTGTCATTTGTCCTTCTAAAGAATTAACCACTAGAGGGCAGGATGGAGCTGAACCATCCCTGGCTGCTAGGTTTCCATGTTAACCTGTGACATTTCACACCAACTATTCTGGGATGCATTTGTTTGTCAGTATAGAGTGGGGCATTGAGTGTCATGCAGCAGCCCTGAtaacttttctttaaaatcTGACTGTCAAAAACTGCATCTCAAATTACAAACTACGACCTAGAACTTAGTACTAGTACTTTAAAATAGGTTTGTCCATCAGAAGTTTTGTCAGGTAGTTGGTAGAAAACTCACAATAAACAATAGATTCAAAAATCTTTGAGAACAGTACACAAGCCAGACTTCACACCCTggctaaaaaaaatcccacatgTTCTATTGATAAACAACGAGACCTGTAAACATCAGAAATTTGAGAGAACTAACACAAAgaaattacatattttattcttCAAGATCCTGAAGCTTATGGTCAGAAAAACATGCAAAGTTTTCACACGCATGTCTGAAGCTAAGACTGTAATTAGAGAGAAAAGAGCAGCAtttatgagcagtgtgtgtgtgtttcaccctCACCTTGTCGCATGTTCTCTACAACTCCATTAGAAACAAAGCTGAGCAGTGCTCGGGAGATTGCCAGCCTCAGAGCTCCGGCCTGGGACGAATGACCGCCGCCCTCTACGCTGGCCTCCACATCAAACCTTCCCAGCATGTCCACAAAGTGCAGTGGGAACATCAGCTGTTGTCTACAAGagacaaataatataaattctGTCCATTACATGCAGTACTGTCAAAAAAGTAGTACAATCATGAAAGAAGATTACTCATGTAACTTGTTGGGAGGTTTTTTttgcactcactctcacacacacacacacacacacacacacacacacacacacacacacacacacacacacacacacacacacacacacacacacacacacacacacacacacacacacaaacacaaactcataGGAATACTCAGATTTCTGGATTTTGAAAGGTTCCTCATTAAGGGTAGCCCATCGAATCTCACTAGATGATGAAAGCAGGCTTAAGATGGTTAAGGACTTATAATCCTGatgtaattgttattattaaatatataccaTATCTCACTACTCAAAAAACTATCAGCATGGTCTCTGAATTCTGCAGCAGTGTTTATTTGGGAGTTAATTGCTACTTGTACCTGATAGCAATATTTTCAAAAGAATTTAGTTAGTTCTCTTTCCCACAGCACAACCAAAACAAGTTACTATTTTCTGACgagctttctttctgttttttttttctggtttttgATCCCTATCAGTGAAGAGTGAAGGCCAACATGTGCTTCCAGTGAGACATGTGACCTGAGACAACCATTCTTTTGCCCTTATTTGTTAATTGACCTCTTCTGCATTCATAAGCATCTGTGTTTGTTCCCTGAGTAATAAGATCTGAAAGTAAATTCACT
This window harbors:
- the LOC132844801 gene encoding high-affinity lysophosphatidic acid receptor-like, encoding MVCNVSSGCGLPEHHTLRYVTNVTGLQETVNSTLPISLKVVLSVIMVVIIAIGFLGNAIVCLIVYQKPAMRSAINLLLATLAFSDIMLSLFCMPVTAVTVVSDDWCFGLDFCRITLVLYWLFVLEGVSILLIISVDRFLIIVQRQDKLTPSRARLLISASWLLSFCLALPAAGSVPTLQASRCILGYMESPNRGYTLLLVNAVFFVPVSVMLVSYLRILNTVRRNALRVHNHTFPSPEHGGKVSLPVLRRPPPLNVDVSFKTRAFTTILILFVGFTVCWLPHTALGLLAAFNQKFYTSREFYAASVGALWLSYMKAVFNPVVYCWRIRKFREACDEFVPRSFRMPRLRARGGPRVRPCSIYVCAESQSAM